The stretch of DNA CAGTATTACAAAAATCAGGTAAACCTCAAGCAGTCATTGTTTGGGTCATTGAATTGATATATTTGGTGATTTTAATTTGGATTCGTCCATTTATGGATAAAAGAACTAATGCGTTCAACATTACTATTGGTGTGATCAACTTTATTAATGCATTGTTTTTCATGTTTTTCTCAaatgttttcaaacaaCCAAATGTCGTGTCATCAGTTATGGCGGTGGTGTATTTCATATTGAATGCAGTATTTGCcttgtttttattattattcacCATTATTACATGTGTTCTTGCATTGTTGTACAAGAACCCAGATACAAGATACCAACCAATGAAAGATGATCGAGTTTCATTCTTGCCTAGGTTTGGAAACAAAAGTGGTGGCGGTGATGCCACTAAAGGTCCAAATAGTAATTCTGAAGATATGGAATTGATGGCATTGGGAGCAACAGCAATGAAAGGTCACGAACATAGTAATCAACAAGGTGGTACTGtatttgatgattatgattcaTATGATGAAGATTCTCCAGATCATAGATCTCGTAATGCTAGTGGACCAGGCGGGGCAGCTTTAACCACAGCATCTTCCCATTATGATGCTGATGCTGATTCGCGTAGAGATTCGATAAATTTCCTGGAACCTACTCAACCAAATTCAACGATTGTTGGTAATCCATATAATGCTGTACCTCCTTCAATGGGTGCACGTAGCACTAGTAGTAATTCAGGATTTAGTTATGGTACTACTGGAGTTTATACTGGAAGTGTTTCTTCGCCGCATAATCAATATCCAAATCGTTATGGTGgtcaacaaaataattatgGAAATAACAATGGTGCTAGAAGATGGCAGTAAGGCTAAAGaactaaaataaaaatagaaaaaaattattagaaacACCAAAGATATGTTTCTTGAAGGAGGAAGGAATCAATTCCTTATAACGATTACTATGTAAGTCATATGACCCTATATGTATGGGgtctttttatttttcttatcttttttttatgtactttattatctttttttatttagtatttagttttcaacgtttgcttttgtttttttatttacgGTCCCTTTTTCTAACATGGTCTTCTTACTGTCTTTTTGTAATATAAAATTCTTATGATATATTATAGAAAATTTATATAgagaatttgattgatgTTTGATAACTTTACATATTAGTTACTActatttgatttcaattatcTTCATTACAGAATTTTGGTTCTCCAAATATACtataatgaaatatattATACCATGTAATTGGTTGACATGGTTCATCTTTGTcattcttgttgttgtctttgGTGTCATGATCATCCATTATGGGAATTTGTCGTTTTTTACGATATTTTTGACCAGTttgtaaattaataatttgacTAAATGATTTATGTCTTGGTGGGAAGTTTAATGTCCGCAAATTTTCATCTTGTTTTTGGTCTTGTTGttcaaattttaataatgaaagTGGGATTATTATTCCTTCATCAGGAATACCATTAGCtaaagatattgatgaataaTCTGATTCAAGAACTTGATTTCTCTTATGTATGTATGGTTTATTAgtattaccaccaccatcaccattatcattacCAACAGCATAAATGGATGATTTCCTTatattttcatcttcaatatcatcGCAATCCTCTAAAGAAGGCTCTTTCTCTtcgtcatcgtcatcataAGTTTCATCAACCCCAATATGTTcatattttgtaattgctgatttctttttctcaaATAACCGtggttttaatttataCGTTGTAAATTGATGTTTTTTACGTTTTACTGAATCAGCTAATAAATCAgttttatcatcaatttcatctaATTTTGAACTAACATGTTTTAATACCGTAGTTTTTTTATCatctaatttaattttaagTGAATCTTTagtatcaataattttcgTGAATTTAGAATCTACTTTATcatccaatttttcatcaattttttcaatggtttTTTTAGGTTCATGAGCTAAACCTAATGTTACTCCTTTagttttatctttttgTGACCTTAATTTATCATGTAATTGTCGAATTGCCTGAGtttgaatttcttgatCGTTGTTGCCATCAGTATCAGGAGTTTCTTCCATTTTAGAAAaccttgttgttgttgaatggTTTTGTTGTATTGAATTCATATCTAAAGTGTAATCATAACCAAcaccattatcattatcgtTTTTAACTTCCTTGGACGACTcaagtttctttttgaatacAGGTAATatatgaattaattgattttggatttttaaacaataaCTAGATTTCTGATCTTGAGAATTTACATTACAATAAACAGCATGAATCAATGAATCATAATCAACTTGTTTTAACCAAATATTGGCAAATTTATCgaaaaatgatgatataCTTGTAGAACTCAAATAATTCTTAATAGATATAATTGGaataccaccaccaccaccaccgtTGCCAATTTCTTGGTTGTGATTTAATCCATGCTTGTCTTCAAAAGCAAAACTAGATACTTTCCCcgctgctgctgctgctgccgCTGTTGACGATGATGTGGTTTCATTAAACATAAATACAATCATTGGTTTCATTTCACTCAATTGAGACCTAAATATCGGTAAATATTCACCAGGTACATTCAATAAACTCTTATGATATATCGATGATGTCAAATTCCTAACTTCTTGTAATGGATTTTCATGATCATCATGGAATTTCTGTACTTGTTGTGGAATAACCATATAATAATCAACTaatgttaataaattggGCATATCAAATGGAATACTTTTActtaaaaaattattgatattattagatttctcatattttttaaatataattggATTCCTCAAAAATGTTGATGTCGAAGATGGTGAATTCATGGTTGGCATAGATGTAGATGTGGTGGTACCTAATgtattaaaaatgaaaaatgttttaaatgattctggtattaataattgatcaaaagCAGTTAGATTTAACCAACGACTCTTGGATAATAAATCTGATGAAGTTTTCCCATTACTATTATCACCAAAACCATGCCAGTTGGAGAATAAATTAGCAAGACCTAAGGTTTTAAACATGGTAGGATTAATCAATTCTCGAGGAATAAACATCAAGGAAGTGGTATCTGAATTGTCTGTTTGTAAATCAATATGGTTTTGTTGTGgaccattattattgatagaATCAATTGCTGAAAAACTGGAAATAGATACATTATAATCAGGAATGTTTTGGGGCATTAATGATTGTAAGGATGTTAATAGTTTCagttttgtttctttaaGTGAAAATAATGTTGGTTTAACAATATTGGGCCATTCAGGTGGAAGAACCAAAGCATTGatcaaaacaagaattgtAAAGTAATTAAATCTCATTGTTTAATGATGGAATAATTTCATTCCaagttttaaaaaaagattaacaagaaaaagaatagtCAAGTAATATTTATAGCAATATATAAGCAGCTAAGATATCGGTTTACATGtgttttgttgaattaaaattatttggtCGGTATgattagttttttttgggattttttgatattccaacatttttgtttaatgctgtaaaaaaaaaattgccaATACAAATGGAATTGTAATAGTTGGTTAGTAAAAACTTGTAGTCACTAAACCCTATATCTATGTAGTTTTATTTACTTCActataatcaaaatttaattcttcaagTAAATCTAATCTCGATATATATAGTGTAGTGACAAACATTGTCATATTTGTAACCCATAAAAACGTagaaatgataataatagcACCAACTCCACGTCTCATTTGCCATATTTCATGAGTGGCATAAGTATTATGAGGAAAAATGTGactaattataaatataaatgaaacaaatttaCAAATAGTACTCACCAAGCAATAAAATATCCCATTTCGTATTTCATAATTAATCACTTGTAACGCAAATAAAAGGGaaacaattaatgatattattCCATCGGCCAAAAAATATCGATAATATCCAACACCAATGTCTTGATCTCGTTGCAATAATATAGAACTTAATACAATCTCAACAACACTACAACAAACTTCAAATACATATATAACAAAATTGGCACTGATGGTGAAATATTCTCCTTCATAGTTTTGTCCAAATCTATCGGctttaaattgaattacGGGACGATTCATAACttgtttgattaatttcttttctaatCGCTTTTGCGGTGACGTTATACTGGAGCTGTCTTTATACGGTAACGGAGGTAACTGTTGTTGAGGATATAGTTGACTTGTTGGTTGTGGCATGGGAGGTAAGTTATTGGCATTATTAATATCTTGAGGATATGGCATCAGTCGTGGAGCAATAtcttttggtggtggtggaggcGGGGCTGGTGCTGGCACTGGCACTGGCActggtgctggtggtgCTGGATTGTTTGTCATGGAAATACCACCATTATCTTGAGGAACTTGTACACCAATTGAATATCGaactttcttcttttctcttttagGAATAGTTATAGTTGGTTCTTCTTTTACTGGTATTGGAGGTGATGGGTACTGTGTTGATCTATCTTCTTGTTGCCTTAGTGGACTATATTTGGGTCGTTCATCTATTTTGGAAGAATATAACGGGATTATAGTATCTAATGTTAATTTGCTGGAGGAAACATTATCATTGATTGTGCTTGGTGGAGTGGGGTTTCTTGACCTTATTTTTTGATCAGGTTGATAATCAAATCTCGAGAGATCACTCACAACTCGTATGTCATCTCCTCCATAGGGTCTAAATGGTGGAACTGTCATTGATTGGTACATAGGAAGATGATAACTAAttattaaagaaaacactccccaaaaaaaacaaagcaatttaaaaaataaaagaaagaagaaggaaggaaggaaggaGGAAACCCACAATATAGCCGTTTGAATATTTAAAGACTAATTTGATAGAATTAGAAATAACCAGCCAAAAAAGTTGATATGAACTTCGTGATTTACATTTTCAAACCAAAGAGcgttgttattattatttattatcaatgtactattgttttttttgtcacACAAATtatgtttattatttatccTAATTTAGCAATTTGGTAAGCCGTTGTTATATACAGGCagcattatttttttttgttgtcaCATAGTCAcgacaataataatatgaGTTAGAATGTCAACTGCCAGACACAATTATGGTAACTGACTCTGGCAGTTGgataataatagtattGTATTTTATTCAGAAAGATAGTCAAGTTAACTACCCACGGGAATTCTTAATACCTGTAAATGAAAACCCTTTGTTTTTTGCACcaattttgattgaaataataGTGTAGTTAGAGATCAATGCgaaattatattttgcGCTCAATTAAGTAAAGAACAATCTGGGGGTTTTGATATTTACGACAATGTTTGATTTGGGGCACGCGAGATTAACGAAATATAATCAAACACAAGTCAAACCGGTAATAATATTCTCAATTGCCTTTTATAAGTGTTGGACTAACAACTGTTGAGTTTAAATTACAGAGGTTGTGGATCAGTACAtgttacaaaaaaaaaatagtatCAATTAGTAATAACACAAAACTAATCAACTTTAATAGGAACACCATCAAACATACACATTGTTAAATGAGTCAACTTAGCTGGAGGATATTCTATACCTTCTGTCAATTGCAAATTTTCACAACATTGAGCCAACCTGACCAAAACATAAGATGCTTCTGTCAAGGCAAATTGTTGTCCTAAACATATTCTTGGGCCACCATTGAATGGCAAGAATGCCCATCCCAATTTTCTAGTTTCTGGTTCAAACCATCTTTCAGGACGGAAAACATCAGCATCTTTTCCATAATACTTAGGATCACGTTGTGTAGAATAAATACTGTACATCACAGCTTGTCCTTGTTTGATCAAGATTGGAGACATGCCATCAGGACCACCACCTCTTGGCAAAgttgtatttttattagCAAATCGACCATTACGTGGAACTGAGGGATACAACCTCAAAGTTTCATTAATTACTGCTTTGAGATATTCACATTGCTTTAATGTTTCAAACGAAATCTCAGTTGCGCCATCGGCATATCTCtcaataatttcttctCTCAACTTTTTCCAAACTTGAGGGTTTCTAGCTAATTCAAAAACGGCAAAGGAAAGTAATCCTGCAGTGGTGTCTCTACCAGccaacaaaatatttaaagCTTGATCGCGTAATACTTGTGGATCACGAGTTTGTTTCACCAATTCGTATAAAAACACATATCCGCTGttcttttccaattcttctgGTGTTGCATTAAGAGCTTTATTGACGTAATAATCACTAAACTTATGAACAATAGCATTACAATTCTGGAAATCCTTTGGGTTAACCAACCAGTATAAGTTTTGCAATAATGATCTCGtagataaataaatttgtgACTTATTAAATGCTTCAGGGAAATCTTTACGGCcagcaaaatcaaattcgTCTTGATTATATCCAATGGATTCATCTTTCAATGATGACACGGATTCaccaaacaaaaattcAGTAGCAGAATCAACTGTGAACCGgaaaaataattcttgaatATCGAAAAATTGGCCCTTGTTTTTAGTGATAtgtttcttcaataattgaaaatgtggTTCTAATGCTTTAACATGAGCAATTTGTTCACGTGCAAATTGTGGTCTTAACATTGATCTACTATGTTTCCATCCTTCACCATCCAATGTGAAAATCCCCTTTCCCAATAACGGTTTAAAGAAATCATATCTTCTACCTAACgagaaatcattaaattgAGTTGCCAATAATGCTTTGATATTTTCAGGATCTTTGGTGATAATCATGGGGAATCCAAAATTATATGACGTAAAAGTATCATTCACTTCTGGGTTAGATAAATCATTGAATCTTTCATGtaataaatcaacttgtcgaccaatttttttagcCTTGAGCATTTCAAAGCCACTTCTAAATCCAAAACAACCATCCGATTTGCAACTGCCAGGCAGTTTTGCTCCCAATTTCTTATTCAAATACTGAATATAAAGATAGTTTGTACAAAAGTACAATACTCCacaaataattaaataGAGGTACCAAGACTCAAAAGAGATTTCTTCTAACATTGCGATTGTTGAATTTATGGAGTCAAATTTGATAAGtttgaataattataaGGAAAGGAAAGTAGTCCTCTTTTATAtacagttttttttttattatttatttttttgatacaCTGTGACTGCCTgtgtttcaaaatttaagATCATGTTGTAATTCTAGAGGTGGAGTCAAAGGGGGAGGGGGTTGGTACGTAGTATCACAACTTACATGTATATTGGTTAACTCCGTGTGTGGAAGAAGTATTAAGCTTGATCAAGACTCACAAAGCTTGTTTCTTTATCTATGAGAGTCGTTTTTTTATATCCGATTAGCCTGGTATAATTATACCAGAATTTCACGTGGTCTGGGTTTGTGCAAGATGTATAATGGAGCATTCCGGTTTATGGTTTGttccaatcaatttatcagaATTAATAATACGTAGATCCTATGTAATATTGTCTAATTGTTAAGAATTATATGGTTGACGTAATATTATGTAATTACATTAATGTGGAGTTacctaattttttttttctgtgGAAGGGGCGAGAGAGAGAGAGCGGGGAGGGAGGGTTAAGAGAAGATTCTTTTTAAACAATAAGTGATCGTGTTGCATAAtacaataacaatatcaGTAGTAGAGGTGATTGTTTTTCTCGGGAAAGCATATATAGATGAGTTGATACAGcaattatatttcaaaCTATATTTCCCAGGCAAACCTTGTAGTTAGTTTTAAACGCTAAACACGAAATGAATACAATACAACCTTATGTAAATTACTTAGAAACCACGTGCTCTTAGTCCTGTGTGGGTACTTGTGGAACCTTATTGTTGTCATACGAGTCAACCTTCTTCTCTTCTTCAGCACTATGGTATGATGAAACTGATTGGGTTTCATCCTGTTCGGGTTTGATGATTTGTGAAGACCTTGGTAAACTCTCTTCTGTATTGTTGGTGCCCGGTTGAGAATGTTGAACAGGAGCAGTAGTATTCTCAGGGGAAGAAGGATAATTCATATTGGTGATATTGATTGGCTCGTTCTGTTGGGGTTGAGGTTGaggttgtggttgtggttggTGACGATTTCTTGAAAATCCACGCCAAAACATAAATATCATCGGAATGTGCCACATACTTCTAAACCCACCTAATCCCCGTctacttcttcttggtTGTTGGTTGACGTTGACAGTTTTGTTGACAGTCTTTTTCTTATATTGATTAGATGGAGTGGTTGGCTTGTAGTTCTTGCTCTTTCCTCTGTCTGCTTGTGCATATTGTTGTGAACTTGGAGTTTGCGAATATGTTTGTTTAGCATACTGTGGTTTATAGcttgtttgtttgtatGTTGGAGCTccttgctgttgttgttgctgcagTGATTTGGGGTAGGTCTGTTTATTGTACTTATTGCTGCTTGACCCAGTTCTTCCATAAGACGACGATGAGCCATACTCATATGGTGATGAGCCATATCCACTACGATAACCACCATAGCCTCTTGATCTTCCATacatttatttgatttttacCAAGTGGTTTATAAGTAAAGAAGAAAGGATGAAAGCAAACAAAGTTTGAATCATTCATGTCATTATTTATaccaaacaaaaacttaaaaaagaaaacaataagCAGAAAACAGTAATTTGCATCAACTTGAATTAACATACAGAGTCTTTATAATTCAGTATTGACAGCACTGTAGAAGGAGAATGAGAGAATCCAGTCACGTGAAGCGTTTCACTTACCACGAGTGATCAGTGCAAAAATAACACCAACTACAATCTATGAAATAGAATACTGCTTTACCGGaaaaactaataataactaTTTATTGTGAACTTTGACTAATCTATGCATCCGGGTGGTtcattatatatatatatatatacctGTATTCTTTCATTAGGAAACGTCGGCAACCAAGGGCAATGTGAGATGTTTCTATTTGACAACCATAAgatcaacaaatttgttAGCATAGATTTTGTGTTAATTTTTGGGGCTTTGTCTTCCGTCCACAATAGAATTTTTCGGGGGCCGAGAAAATGGGGTGACTGGGGGAACGAGAATTTTTAGAGAGTACACAACCAAATTAACTGGGGGAAGGGGGGGAACGAAGTAGCAATCTTCCTGATTTTCCGAATATTTTTTCCACATTCTCGTTCTCCTTCTGATTGTTGTAGTCGTCTCGTGGTGTGAGTCCGAACCCCCTTGTTTGTTATAAATTACGTTTCCATAATCYtttcctttttttttagacTGCTTTCCCAAAACttcttttattgtttgttcaTTTAAGTTAAACTTTAAACTCTATTAATATCTATATTTCTCCATCATCATGTCACTTTCACCcaaattagaagaaattgtcagctcaattgaaaaatcatttgaaattaaagatgatTTTTTAGTCAAGGCAACTGAGTATTTCATTGAATCAATGAATGTTGGTTTGGAATCACCAAAACCTTCAAAAGATGTCATGCCTATGATTCCAACCTATGTTACCTCAATTCCAACTGGGAAAGAAGTAGGGTTATATTTGGCAGCTGATTTAGGTGGGACTAATTTCAGAGTTTGTTCAATTGACTTGAAAGGTGACCACACATTTTCCATGAAACAAAGCAAGTATCGAATCCCTGTGGATTTGATGAAAGCAGAAAAGTccaatgatttatttggttttttgGCAAAGAAAGTCCAATCTTTCTTACTTGAAAACCATTCGGAAGCCTGTACTGCAAAAAACACCGAGCCCCTCAAGTTGGGTTTCACTTTCTCTTTCCCTGTTAATCAAACTGCATTGAATCGTGGAACATTAATCAGATGGACCAAAGGTTTTGATATCCCTGATACTGTTGACCGTGATGTTGTTGAGTTATTACAAGCAAATTTGACTATCTTGGAAGTCAATGTCAAAGTTGTCGCAATTGCAAACGATACTGTTGGTACTTTGCTTACTGCTGCTTACTCCAATGACTCAGCAAAGACAAACAGAAACACAATCATTGGTTGTATTTTTGGTACAGGAACTAATGGTGCTTATTTCGAGTCAAAAATTCCCAAATTATCCAGTTCGACTGGCAAAAGCCAAGGTATGGTCATCAACACAGAATGGGGTTCATTTGACAACGGCTTAAAGATCTTGCCTTCCACTGagtttgatgaaattgtcGATTCCGAAACCGCTAACCCTGGTTATCACTTGTTTGAAAAGAGAATCAGTGGAATGTTTTTGGGAGAGATTTTGAGGGTTGctttaattcatttattcaaaaaggGATTGATTTTCCAAGAGTTGTACAAGGCAAGAGGCGGATCTTTGCCACACAGAATTGAAGAGCCATGGTTGTTGGATGCTGAAGTGTTGTCTTATCTCCAGATTGATGACTCCACTGATTTGAAAACGTCAGGTCTTATTCTCCAAAATGTTCTCAGATTGGAAACCAACAAGGAGGAACGTGAAGTTATTCAACGTTTGACAAGAGCTATTTCTCAGAGAGCTGCCCATTTGTCTGCGATCCCAATTGCAGCTATAGCCAAAAAAGTGAAAGACCAATATAAGGATGATGATAGAGACTTTGAGGTTGGTTGTGATGGTTCTGTGATTGAATTTTATCCAGGATTCAGACAAGCAGTGTTGGagtcaattgaaaaaatcaatccTTTGAAGGGCACCAATAAAAAGATTCATTTGAAGATCGCCAAAGATGGGTCAGGCGTTGGTGCAGCATTGTGTGCCAGTACCGCATAGACTGTTTGTTGGTTTCAAAYATTTCTACAATTGTTGACCRAAGTAGTTTTGAATATACGAATATTATACAGACTATTATAACCTAAACTTGTGTATATTGTGATAATCCACATACATGAACTATAAACACCATTACTTTGCCCACTCCAAAACCTTCAAggaacaaacaacaatcgCGATCGTAGTTGGCACAACCAAAACAACATACCCCCAAAATAGAACACCGCTCATTTCTTTCTGGTAAACATTGTTGAGCTGAGTGATTTGCGACAACTGTATGGCTGGAGGACTAACCGTCAATATGAACGCAACAATTAAGAAAATTGGGTCATCCAATATTGATGCCTTGATGTACTTGACACACAAGGCTATTATTGGCAATAACACCGCACTGGGCAAGATCATTCGGGATAACAACGACCCAAATAGTATTCTGTTGTAGTGTTTTGACGGTGGTGGAATGTCGTTTGAGAGATACAAGTTTGATCccaaaacaattaaaattaacGGAATGGAAACACCCCCTAAAGTAGTGATTGCCTTAGTGAATGTGTTGTAAACGATGGAGTTTTGTTCACTGTcgaaaatcaaattcttcaaatatGGTATCGATGCAACTATAATTGCTACCAACATAGCGTAAAGAGGTGGGTTCATAAATGACAAAAACTGCTTGACTCCGGGAAGTTGGCAAATATATGCAGTAAGTGGTTTGCTGTTGATGTTGTCTTCATCTTCTGACAATGAAATTTCCCTTGTCGTTTCCGTCTGttgttcttcttgttgttgatttgaatcCATGTACAAAAACTGCTCATCTTCACCATCAATCAAACGACAATTTTCGTGCAAAACAATTTTGCCATGTTTAGTGTGGTATGTGTTCAACTCCAATTGTGAACGTTTTCTTAACAATGTATTGAACCCCCAGGACCAACGCAATATTTGTcccaattgttgaaaaatcaataaatacaaTATCCCTCTACCAGCAACTTTATCGGTGTTGTCGTCCTCCACATCGTCCCATAACAAGTCGGGAAGGGTGTAACTCAATGTTAAAACTAAACTCACAGGCAACGAGTTTGAATTACCAAAAACAGCCATGGCAGTGACAAAATCTGTCTCAGGGCTATTCAAGCTCAAAGCCTTGCTAACAATTCGGGAACTCCAATAAGATACTCCTGTGGACACAGCATAAAAAATCGgtataataatgatttcgACTAATTTGCTAAATGACAAGTTTGGTGCAAGTTTGGTAAATATTAAACATGGAGtaaacaaatcaacattTAAGGACGATAAAGTTTTCTGTCCTTGAGTGGTTAATAGACCGGTTTTAGCGGCAACGAACCCAGCACAACATATTATAACAACTTCTAGTACTGCTTCGAAGGTT from Candida albicans SC5314 chromosome R, complete sequence encodes:
- a CDS encoding uncharacterized protein (Ortholog of C. dubliniensis CD36 : Cd36_32690, C. parapsilosis CDC317 : CPAR2_204290, Candida tenuis NRRL Y-1498 : CANTEDRAFT_121459 and Debaryomyces hansenii CBS767 : DEHA2E03938g); this encodes MRFNYFTILVLINALVLPPEWPNIVKPTLFSLKETKSKLLTSLQSLMPQNIPDYNVSISSFSAIDSINNNGPQQNHIDLQTDNSDTTSLMFIPRELINPTMFKTLGLANLFSNWHGFGDNSNGKTSSDLLSKSRWLNLTAFDQLLIPESFKTFFIFNTLGTTTSTSMPTMNSPSSTSTFLRNPIIFKKYEKSNNINNFLSKSIPFDMPNLLTLVDYYMVIPQQVQKFHDDHENPLQEVRNLTSSIYHKSLLNVPGEYLPIFRSQLSEMKPMIVFMFNETTSSSTAAAAAAAGKVSSFAFEDKHGLNHNQEIGNGGGGGGIPIISIKNYLSSTSISSFFDKFANIWLKQVDYDSLIHAVYCNVNSQDQKSSYCLKIQNQLIHILPVFKKKLESSKEVKNDNDNGVGYDYTLDMNSIQQNHSTTTRFSKMEETPDTDGNNDQEIQTQAIRQLHDKLRSQKDKTKGVTLGLAHEPKKTIEKIDEKLDDKVDSKFTKIIDTKDSLKIKLDDKKTTVLKHVSSKLDEIDDKTDLLADSVKRKKHQFTTYKLKPRLFEKKKSAITKYEHIGVDETYDDDDEEKEPSLEDCDDIEDENIRKSSIYAVGNDNGDGGGNTNKPYIHKRNQVLESDYSSISLANGIPDEGIIIPLSLLKFEQQDQKQDENLRTLNFPPRHKSFSQIINLQTGQKYRKKRQIPIMDDHDTKDNNKNDKDEPCQPITWYNIFHYSIFGEPKFCNEDN
- a CDS encoding uncharacterized protein (Ortholog of C. dubliniensis CD36 : Cd36_32700, C. parapsilosis CDC317 : CPAR2_204280, Candida tenuis NRRL Y-1498 : CANTEDRAFT_113831 and Debaryomyces hansenii CBS767 : DEHA2E03916g), which produces MYQSMTVPPFRPYGGDDIRVVSDLSRFDYQPDQKIRSRNPTPPSTINDNVSSSKLTLDTIIPLYSSKIDERPKYSPLRQQEDRSTQYPSPPIPVKEEPTITIPKREKKKVRYSIGVQVPQDNGGISMTNNPAPPAPVPVPVPAPAPPPPPPKDIAPRSMPYPQDINNANNLPPMPQPTSQLYPQQQLPPLPYKDSSSITSPQKRLEKKLIKQVMNRPVIQFKADRFGQNYEGEYFTISANFVIYVFEVCCSVVEIVLSSILLQRDQDIGVGYYRYFLADGIISLIVSLLFALQVINYEIRNGIFYCLVSTICKFVSFIFIISHIFPHNTYATHEIWQMRRGVGAIIIISTFLWVTNMTMFVTTLYISRLDLLEELNFDYSEVNKTT
- the ALK8 gene encoding Alk8p (Alkane-inducible cytochrome P450; catalyzes hydroxylation of lauric acid to hydroxylauric acid; overproduction causes fluconazole resistance in WT and causes multidrug resistance in a cdr1 cdr2 double mutant; rat catheter biofilm repressed), producing the protein MLEEISFESWYLYLIICGVLYFCTNYLYIQYLNKKLGAKSPGSCKSDGCFGFRSGFEMLKAKKIGRQVDLLHERFNDLSNPEVNDTFTSYNFGFPMIITKDPENIKALLATQFNDFSLGRRYDFFKPLLGKGIFTLDGEGWKHSRSMLRPQFAREQIAHVKALEPHFQLLKKHITKNKGQFFDIQELFFRFTVDSATEFLFGESVSSLKDESIGYNQDEFDFAGRKDFPEAFNKSQIYLSTRSLLQNLYWLVNPKDFQNCNAIVHKFSDYYVNKALNATPEELEKNSGYVFLYELVKQTRDPQVLRDQALNILLAGRDTTAGLLSFAVFELARNPQVWKKLREEIIERYADGATEISFETLKQCEYLKAVINETLRLYPSVPRNGRFANKNTTLPRGGGPDGMSPILIKQGQAVMYSIYSTQRDPKYYGKDADVFRPERWFEPETRKLGWAFLPFNGGPRICLGQQFALTEASYVLVRLAQCCENLQLTEGIEYPPAKLTHLTMCMFDGVPIKVD
- a CDS encoding uncharacterized protein (Protein of unknown function; transcript regulated by Mig1 and Tup1; rat catheter biofilm induced) produces the protein MYGRSRGYGGYRSGYGSSPYEYGSSSSYGRTGSSSNKYNKQTYPKSSQQQQQQGAPTYKQTSYKPQYAKQTYSQTPSSQQYAQADRGKSKNYKPTTPSNQYKKKTVNKTVNVNQQPRRSRRGLGGFRSMWHIPMIFMFWRGFSRNRHQPQPQPQPQPQQNEPINITNMNYPSSPENTTAPVQHSQPGTNNTEESLPRSSQIIKPEQDETQSVSSYHSAEEEKKVDSYDNNKVPQVPTQD
- the GLK1 gene encoding glucokinase (Putative glucokinase; transcript regulated upon yeast-hyphal switch; Efg1 regulated; fluconazole-induced; induced in core stress response; colony morphology-related gene regulation by Ssn6; GlcNAc-induced protein); this translates as MSLSPKLEEIVSSIEKSFEIKDDFLVKATEYFIESMNVGLESPKPSKDVMPMIPTYVTSIPTGKEVGLYLAADLGGTNFRVCSIDLKGDHTFSMKQSKYRIPVDLMKAEKSNDLFGFLAKKVQSFLLENHSEACTAKNTEPLKLGFTFSFPVNQTALNRGTLIRWTKGFDIPDTVDRDVVELLQANLTILEVNVKVVAIANDTVGTLLTAAYSNDSAKTNRNTIIGCIFGTGTNGAYFESKIPKLSSSTGKSQGMVINTEWGSFDNGLKILPSTEFDEIVDSETANPGYHLFEKRISGMFLGEILRVALIHLFKKGLIFQELYKARGGSLPHRIEEPWLLDAEVLSYLQIDDSTDLKTSGLILQNVLRLETNKEEREVIQRLTRAISQRAAHLSAIPIAAIAKKVKDQYKDDDRDFEVGCDGSVIEFYPGFRQAVLESIEKINPLKGTNKKIHLKIAKDGSGVGAALCASTA